A region of Paucidesulfovibrio gracilis DSM 16080 DNA encodes the following proteins:
- a CDS encoding TlpA family protein disulfide reductase — protein sequence MNTTPVFRSLLAAAILALALASGCSSEPASSASATPDAQTQAAEAHWTDALSTLDTDQVRERIAAAKGRPVLVCLWSVNCPACVQELPVLEELADQYAPDDLEVLLLNLDGNRAVVRGFFKEYEPAATVLLVEPSVADAFQATYIPKLVLYDASGEKVFDDSGFYPKGMLEALIQRASGE from the coding sequence ATGAACACGACGCCTGTTTTCCGCTCTTTGCTGGCCGCCGCGATTCTTGCCCTGGCCCTGGCTTCGGGCTGTTCCTCCGAACCCGCTTCCTCGGCTAGCGCCACGCCCGACGCCCAAACCCAAGCCGCCGAGGCCCACTGGACCGATGCGCTGAGCACCCTGGACACGGACCAGGTGCGGGAACGCATTGCCGCGGCCAAAGGGCGGCCTGTGCTGGTTTGCCTCTGGTCCGTGAACTGCCCTGCCTGCGTGCAGGAACTGCCCGTGCTTGAAGAACTGGCCGACCAGTATGCCCCGGACGACCTGGAGGTCTTGCTGCTCAATCTGGACGGCAACCGGGCCGTTGTGCGCGGATTTTTCAAGGAATATGAACCAGCTGCCACCGTGCTGCTGGTGGAGCCGTCCGTGGCCGACGCGTTTCAGGCCACCTACATCCCCAAGCTGGTGCTCTACGATGCTTCGGGGGAAAAAGTCTTTGACGACTCCGGATTTTATCCCAAAGGCATGCTGGAAGCGTTGATCCAGCGTGCGTC